The sequence below is a genomic window from Xiphophorus maculatus strain JP 163 A chromosome 10, X_maculatus-5.0-male, whole genome shotgun sequence.
tatgttgaaatatatCGTTAAATGTAATGGGAAATGTTGATAGGATTTAGTTTAATTACATCAATTCTCAATAGGCAATCACACAGTTTCCAAACAAGGAGTTATTTCTgtacatttgctttaaaaaaaattcaatctgTTCTGCTTTAAAGACTGTTCATATATAAAACCAGAAGGTAACTTGAGACATTTACTTGTGTTACTATAATTGAGTACGATGTGGCTgtactttgtacttttttaaGTAGTTAGCGAAACCTGAACATTTACTTATACTTgagtaaagtattttaaatctttcatttgAAATCAGACTTGTCTGCTACTAAATCTGAGTAAAGGTTTATAGTCAGTTGTAAACTTAATGCACCTCTGAGAAGCCAGTATGTCAATATGAACAGAGTGATGTTCCAAAATCAACACTCGCCTATAGCAATACTCAAACTTCACTTCAGCAAGTAAAGATAACATCCACAAAATATAACACACATTTAGAACAGCCGAAATATTCTCAACGTGTTACACGGGACCGAATCCTACATCAAAATCCTTtaggaataaaaatctgaaaagtgtggagtgcttTTTTAATTCAGCAACCCTTGAATTAAGACTTTGGAGGACATcatttgctgcaattacagctgcaagccTGTTGGGTTCTGTCTGTGCCAGCTCCAAAGCTGGAGCTTTATGtccaataaacatgttttcttatCCAATCAGTATCgtaataagcaattaatcaatgaatcacataaattaaaatgagtctgatcatttccatttgcatgttttgtttacagagactaaagtgtccattttatttaaagatttagatgttttgtttatttattatatatatattaaaatatatttaaaatatcttccagttccggtgttaatattcattaaaaattaaagttcattgaGAGGATGTACTTATATGACTATGCCATTACATGATATTActtgaaaatcaaaataacaatatcaTTGTTTGTTGCAATCatttctgagacaatttatcgtccagcaaaactTCATGACTCCTCCAGAGCTAAAATGATTCGTCTCTGATTAACGCTCTGCCTGATCAGCCTTTCATTGTAGCAAAGGCTCTGAAAataactgctttattttatttatgaagattGTAATTTAGGTTATTCATTTGTAATGGCATCTTAAAACCATTTATCACTTTTCTTCTAAATCAACATTACGTGCATCTATATGTTGGCGTATCacaaaaatctcaataaaataaatggagatTTGTGACTacaatgcaacaaaatgtgaatgtgcttttgcaagacactgtacaCCGCAGTAGTACATGTTTACTTCAACTATAggttctgatatttttttctgcatttggaGCACTAGGCCCAAATTTTCCAGACCAGATATGAAGAAATCCTTGTGCAGAGTTTATAAGAAAGTGCATTCACTATGTACCTGGAGAAAACTTTATGAACGTTTTATTCTGTGTCTGTTCTCCCAGGGTGCAGCGGGAGCAGCTGGCCGCCATTTTCCAGCTGCTGAAAGACAACAAGGAGACGTTCGGGGACGTGTCTGAAGGAGACTTGGAGGAGCAGCTCAGGCTCTACTCCATCTGAGACGCCTCTACAACCTGATCTGCTCCAAAGACTTATTCAGGacttcaaatatttcatttaattccCTTGCAGTATTCAACATGGCTGTCCGTTCCAACAACAATGgcttattgttttcatttttaaattgtattaagcACACTCACACACCTGCATTGATCAGATAATTATGAAAATCACAATGGAGCATTGTTTCTATTAGATCTATGAATATAACTTTCAAACTGTTGCATAATAAACCAGAACATTGTGTAACTTTTTGTGTGCGTAGTCATGATTAGTACAACCTGTTCCTTTTCAAACTGTTGCCGTGGACTTTATgttcatttgattaaaaacttcCTTGTCATTGCTGCTTCTGCCACACTTGCTGGGCAggtctaaaaatattttaaactggtTTTTATTCTAAGCTTCTATTTATTTCCTTCAAACAAAACAGCCTGGTCAGAATATTTAGCAGCTTAGTTTCGTGCTGCAGTGTGACATACCATCTCAAAACGAGTCCCTTAGTCATTTCTGCTTACAGAGCACAGCCCttaaaaaaactgtaataaacTTGTGAACAAATATGTcagaaagaaattataaaacagttttattcaaCTACTTACAGGGCAtgcaactaaaataaataattttccattCTTGGACTTGTTATTGGCATCAAGGTATCCCACATGTTCAAAAGGTTTAAAGACCacagaaatattaattaaaacagGGAGAGCTGAAGTGAACAGACTAGTGTCTCCAGTTGCTAGTTACCCAGCAATGcctgtcagctggctgaaaggtCACTTCAACACTTATTTAGAACAGAATTGTTTCCATCTTCAAAGATTGATGGAGGAAACTTACACAAGCCTAACCCCAAGTCTGCAAGAGTAAGCGGGTATAGACGACGTTCTGAAAGATTTCTGGAGTCAAAACATGAGCGCCAAGAACCACTGCTAATAAACTAGCTTGTAGGCTACTTTGCTAGGACCATATctgtaaagcagcagactgcaggctGGCTACCAGAGCAGACAGCCGTACTAACAAACCCCctataaaatcagaaaaacataaactaatacagttgaaattctgagattaaacaaaaatctttgtcaCAACCAAGTCTTCTCTAAATGAGAGTAGTCATGCTTTAGAATAGGATTTAGCTTGTAAACATTGTCTGGACGTATTTGCTTAGTCAGCACATACAGGTGAGCCCACACCTGCCTAAAAAACCAGTTTCAGCCTCCAGTCTTTTCTTCaacagtttcattttttcctcaatATTTTTTCCCGTAAGTTTTAAAATCGAATTGTCACTTTATTCTCAACATATAAACTTTATCCTGtaatagaaaatgaaaagaaatccaCTAAAAACAACATCCACAATTCCTTTCCTCCAGGTGAGCCTAACACCGTCTTCTGAACGTGTATGACGATGGTGACATTATGATAATTTGGAAAGGTTATTGTTCTCAGCAGATAAAAGCCACATTTATTCTTCATTATTAAATTTCTGTTTAGAGTAGTTGAGCTTAATCTTTGGGAAATTCCCTTCCTGCCTCGTTGGTAAGGATGGTCTTTGTTGGATGATTATAGTGCTTAACATCATTATTGTGACTTGATTCTACCACATTATGTAGCAACATTGCATTGTATCTAAACCTTAATTATGTTTCATAGTCTCATGATAGAAGCATGATTCATATAGTAACTCTGATATACCAAACCTGACCCAGAAATGTTTAATATGCAATAGACAGACATGTTCTGCCTGTTAGAGATCATCTGATTTATAAACCTTCAGATGAGGCAACACAGTTTAGTTCTTCCTCAGATGTTATAATTCAGGAAAGAAGTAAGACTTTAATTGATCAATACACCTTTATATTGATTATATAACTATAATTTAGCACCACATTTGACTTGAACTTATTAGCATATATTTAGCTTATATTATTAAGTCATTTATTACTGAAttcatgaaaatatgtttgccTCTATGTATAATTTCAACCTTTTAATCATTAAAGTGGAATATTAGATAATTATTCCACCCATGAAGGGGGAAAGTCCAACTAAATACATGTAGTTTCAGtctataatttaaaacatttaagtctACGTCTGGATGCAACTGTTGTAAAATATGCTTAATATGTTCCAGATACAAAATTAATGAGATTAATCCTTTAAAACTTACTGGAAAACAACACGTGTATAGTGGCATGCTAAAGTATTTCATACCTTGTTGCAAGTCTTATTATTcacttattatttatttccgTCCAGGCGGACTGAGtttgaactattttgcaaaggagaaaaaaaacatattaatcaGCCTGTACATGTgaaaatatagatatataccCGGAATAACTGgtagttttataaaatattgtttccAAGGTTCCAGATGTATACGCACAGTATGCTCATTTAAAACCCCCATTAAATACGATAAAAATTGTTGTTTGTAACAtagcaaaatgcaaaaagactTAATGCATAATTGGTATTATAATAACGCTCTCCATAGTTTAAACCCTTGGATTTACCTGATCTAATGTTTTGATTGTCCAGAACGTTTCTTTGCTCCTGGACAACAAATTCAAATCGTGTATTTACCTGTTCAACACAGACAGTGTCGTTTGATTTCTCACATTTTACTGTCTTATTTATATGAACACGCCCCACCTATCTACGCAGAGCAGGTGAACATGCAAATGAACAGATACGCTTCCTTTTCCTGATTCACATACCTCAGAGATGAATGTGAGCTCTGGGTGTATTTTTGGAATTGTTGTCCTTTTCTCAGAAAACAGGTGCAGCCCTGCTCCGTCACTTCTGTTTCCACATATCAAACGCTTCAGCTCACCTACATAGGTTTCAGTAAGTTCCCTGCCCAGTGCATGACGCTACGTTTCTGGTTCACCTACAAAGGAGAGACTGAGTGCTCTCTTTAAAAGCAGGTGACTTTTCATGGGAAACGTATTTTCCGAAGAGCAGAACCAGTTCAGGATgcaaaaaatagcatttttttcttttgtgctgGTGATGGCAGtgagcatttttctttttattctttcttggGAAAACTACGAAGGACAATCAAAGTAAGTTTTTCCACTAGATTCCTCTGATGCCttttaactgtttatttattctaataACTTTCTCTCACTATactctttctttttcacttAAAGTTGGAAAGTCTTCTCAAGACAAAAACTTCCTGGAGGTGAAGATACATTGATTAATGTTGTGCAAAGGATAAGAAACCTGAATCGATTATCTGGTTTGAAGACACAgattggaaagaaaataaataaaaccgaCATTTACTCCCGGGGAAACGTTAAAACTCAAAGCAGAAACCCTGAGAATCCTATCGCCATCATGGGTTTAAGTTCCTTCAACAAACTTCCTCAGTGGAGTTTTGAGGATATTTACAATCTGGATGCTCCACTAAGAACAACAGTGAGTATTTTTGTGAGACTGAACAGGAACCTAATGAGTTAACTTTGGGGAGAGTTGCTGGCTGTGTCTATACATGTTTGCTTTTCGGGTTATTCCGttctctgtttgcttttctctttgCATGTGTTGCCACTAGCTGACGAAGCTGCTGACTCCTGAGTTGGCActtaaaatcaaatcatttcCAGCGGTTTGGACGAAAACAGCAATTTTAGAGCTATCTTTAAATGtgactctttgtttttcatactcAGACGTGTCCACAGTCTCTGCGTAACTCCAAGAATGAGGACTTCCAGAAAGTTTTCCTTCCCAACATTCGCATGTTTCTGCACAAAGACAACTTCGGCATCAGAGAGTGGAACCGGCTCTCGCACTTCAACAATCCTTTCGGTTTTATGGGAATGAAATACAGCGGTAGgtggcttttttttccccatttacgTAAATGGGATGTAAGGTCACAAGGTGGTACTCACATCCACCTTGTGAGTACCTAAATGGACCCCTTTTTCGTCGTTTTCTTCCTGGTAAATATTCAGCAAGCTGCCAGAAACATTTGTAGGAGAATTTGACACATTAGTTGCAGATTTACTGGATGTAGACCCATTATGCAAAACCGGAAGTCTGTAACCTGAAGCTCTTTGGACAGTCCAGTAAGTttggctgaaaaataaaaaagaaccagctcacattttaaatatagttGGTAATAAATGCAGGTTCTTAAccgtttttaattttttttaatgcactaTTTGCAATGAATTTCCACAAAGAATGATAGTAAAAGAACCAGCAATATCTTTTTAGATCTgcttttcttgtcatttttcatcccacagaaaaaaatgttcttcttgcaacaatttatgtttatttttactttaaatcctaaaaaaatagaggtaaaattgtgtttctttaaaaattataacaaattaTAATACAGTTTTTAAGTGGCACTATTCCTGTTCCGTAAATGTATCTCAAACCATTAcacttcaaaacagaaaaaatgtcatgtgacatttaaattatttttggccGAACCTCTCTTTAGATGATAACGGTTGCAGACCCCTGATCTTTGCTAAAAGGGAATCTGGAAACTGTGGAGATTATTAGAGGATAGTTGATTAATGACTAATGATAGTCAAGTTCAAGAAACCTGAGCTTTGCATTACGCTTCTCTTCCCAGTTCGGATGCTTGGTTTCAGCTTTCGTAAGGTCGTCTTTATCTAATCTAGATGCCCAAATGTTCACACGTAATTGGCTGATTTACTGTTTGGgtcacaaataaaatatcatcCAGATATTGCGAACCACAAGGCTGTAATTATCTTCATTCTTATTTTAGCTGTCCACAAAACATTGCGGCATTCTTGTCAAACCTGTCATTCTGCCACAATCTTTTATTATCTTGCTCTATCTGAACTTTGGCTGAGTTCATCTAGACATCTACGAATGAGAAGATTAATAAACGTCCTAAATTTTGGGTATTGGAAAAATTCTTTCTCATTGTGGTAATCATGGCTTATTAATTAGACTAATcaccttattattattattattaggttGATGTACCAGCAGTAGCTTTTCTGAGGTTTATCCGACAAACAGCATAAATTTGAGATTGAagtgattaaaagaaaaaataaagttataattctgagcaaaaaaaagataaaaaattaaagtgagcatttttagaaaaaagtctgaatttgtAAAATAGAAAGTCTAAATTCTATGATTAAAATCTTaattctgattttgaaaagtcCTGATTTTGATATGGAAAGTGAGCGTAGATTAACGTcacaattctgagaaaaagtacatttttcccTCTTCCGTAAATGTATCTCGATTCATTACAGCCCAGAATTTAAAATAGGTGGGTTTCCCATGAATTGATTTTGCATATTGTTCCATTTTGAAaggtagaaaataaaacaaagaaagaccTTTTGTACtcacttctgctttttgtaGACGGGTTACTCTCAGCCAAGCAGTTGGAACAACGAGGAAATTTAGCAGCAGCATATTAACTGACGCAATTCTACAAAGTTAATAAGTGCTTGTAGGCTCAACTGGAGCAAATCAACCAGCTCTAACCATCCATGGTAAATGTTTGCTTGCAGATATAGTGCCTGTAGTGAAGCAGATCCCAAAGCCCAAAGAGCCACTGCTCCTCCCAAAGCCAGGGGGCGACGGCTGCATCCGCTGCGCCGTGGTGGGAACGGGCGGCATCCTGAAAGGCTCAAAGAAGGGCGCCGAGATTGATGCTCACGACTACGTGTTTCGgtaggaaaacaaaagaaaacaaacctgttGGTGGAGTTTCCTTTAGAGTCATGAAAGAAATGACTCTAAAGTCATTTagagcaacaacaaaagcaaagcaacaacaaaataccAAAGTGTCAAAGCACATTTGTACACAAAGTGCaaccaaaatacattttaaattttggaCAGTGTGATCTACACtgtccaaaatgtaaaatgtgtgaccaataaaaatagattttactgTGTTAAAATCATTACATCCCTCTAATTTAGTCAACATTAACTGTTCTGACAGCGTCTAAGTATCAAGGaacatttacaaataatatataatactgtctcttttatgtttatttcatgttatttaatcagcaacaagACATAAAACAATGTTATGTCTTGTTTATAGGACTTTTAACTGAATGTTTCCTTTATATGGAAGCCCTGAAAGGCAAggaagaatataaaatattttgaaagaaacttttttaaGATCCATTTTCTAAAGCTGACtacgttttatttttctcttgactttaaaagaaatgtgcgAGTAAGAAACAACctagattaaaatattttaaggtctgttgttttttttttctttttgtggaaCATTTTGCCATTCAGGGCTTCCATACTTGTAAAATGTTAGGGGATAGTAAGCTATACTTTACTGTGCTACTAAAGAAATTTATCTGGAGCTACAGCCTCTGCATAACATGCTGTATAAAAGTTCTGCAttatgttaattaaatattcaaacagaaacactaaaaggtttatt
It includes:
- the LOC102230432 gene encoding alpha-N-acetylgalactosaminide alpha-2,6-sialyltransferase 1-like, producing MGNVFSEEQNQFRMQKIAFFSFVLVMAVSIFLFILSWENYEGQSNWKVFSRQKLPGGEDTLINVVQRIRNLNRLSGLKTQIGKKINKTDIYSRGNVKTQSRNPENPIAIMGLSSFNKLPQWSFEDIYNLDAPLRTTTCPQSLRNSKNEDFQKVFLPNIRMFLHKDNFGIREWNRLSHFNNPFGFMGMKYSDIVPVVKQIPKPKEPLLLPKPGGDGCIRCAVVGTGGILKGSKKGAEIDAHDYVFRVNGAVINGYEEDVGKRTSVYVHTAHSVTASVSIFQEYGYKSAPHDEGIKYVLIPEGQRDFEWLQGLLKGEKVSSGEYTGHEPRSYYSGQFSEDRFYVLHQDFLRYVRNRFLSSNDLRGEYWSIVRPTNGAFTLFVALHTCDTVSAYGFMTEDYSKYPNYYMEKRLTEVTFYINHDLILEKNQWKSLHDKKVLKLYQRTGSEKQTGP